One window of the Babesia bovis T2Bo chromosome 2, whole genome shotgun sequence genome contains the following:
- a CDS encoding Ubiquitin carboxyl-terminal hydrolase family protein: MASEDTVKRKVDSDPGHDDQPLPRKRKEPSVNNKSQSSDHQENEQIPAKKHVKCPYLGTINRHLLDFDFEKVCSITLSNKHVYACLVCGRYFEGRGKNTYAYTHALEERHYVFINLHDCKVYSLPDNYHVEDASLNDIALFLKPKYTKEYVENIDTKIVYGKGLDGTDFIPGCIGLNNLKQTDYFNVIIQVLCTVATVRNYLLLLDIDRIQPPDNVISTLVELIRKIYNTKNFKGIVSPHEFLQAVGVASKGLYKIGVHNDPVALLTWLLNRLDTKLRNKKTKESIVAKAFGGQLNVYTQDGDNWTQKITPFKMITLDVPNAPIFKDDKEKNIIPQVSIFQLLQKFQGESAHTSPNGELCKYKIWKLPDYLVINIKRFTKNNFFIEKNPTIVSFPMKNLDMGIYIDDKSPFKGDINARYDLACSVCHQGNPESGRYKIHVLHPPTGDWYELEDLLVTSVLPQFVAQSESYIQVYKKQQTGNGATTHNDNENIDMFD, encoded by the exons ATGGCATCAGAAGACACTGTAAAACGGAAGGTAGATTCCGACCCTGGGCATGATGACCAACCATTGCCAAGGAAAAGGAAGGAGCCTTCAG TCAACAATAAATCGCAATCATCTGATCACCAAGAGAATGAGC AAATCCCTGCTAAAAAGCATGTTAAGTGCCCATATCTAGGAACTATAAACAGGCACTTGTTGGATTTTGATTTTGAAAAGGTTTGCTCCATTACGTTATCGAACAAACATGTCTACGCCTGCTTAGTTTGCGGGCGATACTTTGAAG GCAGAGGCAAAAATACATACGCTTATACCCACGCACTGGAAGAACGCCATTATGTATTCATTAATTTACACGACTGCAAGGTCTACTCTCTACCGGATAACTATCACGTGGAAGATGCTTCATTAAATGATATTGCA CTATTTTTGAAACCAAAGTATACCAAGGAGTACGTGGAGAATATTGATACCAAGATAGTGTACGGTAAAGGTTTGGACGGTACAGATTTTATACCGG GATGCATTGGACTGAATAACCTGAAACAGACGGATTACTTCAATGTTATAATACAG GTGCTCTGCACAGTGGCTACTGTTAGGAATTATCTTCTACTACTAGATATCGACAGGATACAACCACCGGATAACGTAATATCGACGTTGGTGGAACTCATAAggaaaatatataacaccaaGAATTTTAAAGGTATAGTATCGCCACATGAATTCTTACAAGCTGTGGGAGTTGCATCCAAGGGGTTATACAAAATTGGAGTGCACAATGATCCTGTTGCCCTGTTAACATGGTTGCTAAATAGATTGGATACTAAACTACGTAATAAAAAAACGAAAG AGTCTATTGTAGCCAAAGCATTTGGAGGACAGCtgaatgtatatacacaggATGGTGATAACTGGACCCAAAAGATTACACCATTCAAAATGATAACCCTGGATGTGCCTAATGCACCCATTTTCAAGGATGACAAGGAGAAGAATATTATACCGCAAGTGTCTATATTCCAACTACTACAGAAGTTCCAAGGTGAAAGCGCGCATACGTCACCAAATGGAGAGCTATgtaaatacaaaatatggAAGTTACCAGACTACCTAGTTATCAACATCAAAAGGTTTACTAAGAATAACTTCTTCATTGAGAAGAATCCTACTATCGTCTCATTCCCAATGAAGAACCTGGATATGGGCATAT ATATCGATGATAAGTCACCTTTCAAGGGAGATATAAACGCAAGATATGATCTGGCATGTAGCGTATGCCACCAAGGAAACCCAGAATCCGGAAGATACAAGATACACGTACTACACCCACCCACAGGTGACTGGTATGAACTTGAAGACCTATTGGTAACATCGGTACTGCCACAATTTGTGGCGCAATCTG AgtcatatatacaggtaTATAAAAAACAACAGACAGGCAATGGTGCAACGACACATAACGATAACGAAAATATAGACATGTTCgattaa
- a CDS encoding Enhancer of polycomb-like family protein yields MVSTQSAGSSRNAKSKQVNLTSNIPIIRTRAQFDEFMNNERSSVSYDTKDDELKALSEYVLEGRVSAINKTKHTSDMSRAHILVPSTVMHKDEKIESLGFQVPKSYIRFMQDRNTQIGIRISDSISSHYTLFKPDFQFVETLNARCPDITITLYDFCMIMDCFEKGSAKHGQDKIFSYESALIHARENGNAMPAYVLCEVYAYWAQRRMKHVLPLIRHLWPVTVMWEASAFPVFRPRTKDKMLLRRPRRSKAENIMRLFRIIDGFRKVLKLLTKMRQRDEKMLMVAQLEVVLFDQRCRERDDSSYICPFWRSITDNMRSRVLRKQREGAFKLGSSMDHIGLASGTLQSSESQTRYWSSHRGEESLPEKDMYKSLRISRRIGRGGRIWIDRRHLYDKQPILERSLKRSSMFMSDEDSGDELDHAKDSTVVTIPNLTGFFNVYTNDRRLESRPGFASTYEFMHPYNTGELTYYQLPEYKARQYELIKLLEAVNNAQGDGVVKRPRLVLNTEPLNI; encoded by the exons ATGGTATCTACTCAATCTGCCGGCAGCAGCCGTAATGCCAAGTCAAAACAGGTCAATTTGACCTCGAATATACCTATAATACGTACAAGAGCTCAATTTGACGAGTTTATG AACAATGAGAGGTCATCTGTTTCGTACGATACCAAAGATGATGAGCTTAAAGCTCTGTCTGAATATGTCCTTGAGGGTCGCGTAAGTGCTATAAACAAAACGAAGCATACTTCCGATATGTCACGTGCTCATATATTAGTTCCATCAACTGTGATGCACAAGGATGAGAAAATAGAGAGCCTTGGGTTTCAGGTACCCAAGTCTTACATCCGCTTTATGCAGGACCGTAATACGCAAATCGGTATACGGATTTCGGATTCCATATCGTCGCACTATACGTTGTTCAAGCCTGACTTTCAGTTTGTCGAGACTTTGAATGCGCGTTGTCCTGATATTACCATTACATTG TACGACTTTTGCATGATCATGGACTGCTTTGAGAAAGGTTCGGCCAAGCATGGTCAGGATAAGATATTTTCTTATGAATCTGCGTTGATCCATGCCAGGGAGAATGGTAATGCCATGCCGGCCTATGTGCTCTGCGAGGTTTACGCCTACTGGGCTCAGCGCAGGATGAAACATGTATTACCGCTAATACGCCACTTGTGGCCAGTGACTGTAATGTGGGAGGCCTCTGCTTTTCCAGTATTTCGTCCTCGAACTAAGGACAAGATGCTACTTCGTCGTCCTCGCCGCAGTAAGGCAGAGAATATTATGCGCCTATTTCGTATTATTGACGGTTTCCGCAAGGTGTTGAAGCTATTGACAAAGATGCGTCAGCGTGATGAGAAGATGCTCATGGTGGCGCAACTGGAGGTGGTGCTATTCGACCAGCGGTGTCGTGAACGTGACGACAGTAGCTACATATGTCCCTTTTGGCGCAGCATCACGGACAACATGCGTTCGCGTGTATTGCGCAAGCAGCGGGAGGG CGCATTCAAACTCGGGAGTTCCATGGACCACATCGGTTTGGCCTCAGGCACTCTGCAATCATCGGAATCTCAAACTCGTTATTGGTCATCGCACAGGGGCGAGGAATCACTTCCTGAAAAGGATATGTACAAATCACTTCGCATATCTCGTAGGATCGGCCGTGGAGGCCGTATTTGGATTGACCGTCGTCACCTATACGACAAGCAGCCCATATTGGAACGCTCGCTCAAAAGGTCAAGTATGTTCATGTCTGATGAAGACAGCGGTGACGAATTGGACCACGCTAAAGACAGTACCGTTGTGACAATCCCGAATCTTACGGGTTTCTTCAATGTGTACACAAATGACCGTCGGCTGGAATCAAGACCAGGCTTCGCATCGACATATGAGTTTATGCATCCGTACAACACTGGAG AATTGACATACTACCAGCTACCGGAGTACAAAGCTCGGCAATATGAGCTCATTAAGCTGCTGGAGGCGGTTAACAACGCCCAAGGTGATGGTGTGGTCAAACGCCCGCGCCTGGTGCTGAACACTGAGCCattaaacatataa
- a CDS encoding putative integral membrane protein, with amino-acid sequence MASIKGARMPSGLMDSSFNTGIKKPVATADQLDGLYFREKEGPKHGSIDLGDVAYELCQLDASLDELFREADTRFTTHQQIHKFRLRVSRRISAFAAICRKLLKCIEMSSSSPDALKLKSFHMFYMERLMRHKINLSEWWSRNERDYHSMCLSSYVSEAESASQLDEDIDYDTSVTSNESELVQKLKATRNMMLNQIKQMNDTESSMLKSSTYISRQAEILQVLKQRFGTARQLFVSVRRKTIHRYGTVRVCYFVFLGACGFITLRRLRIFKYSYILTRFALTAPFKIVNLLLRFKH; translated from the exons ATGGCATCGATTAAAGGAGCTCGCATGCCATCGGGCTTAATGGACTCTTCGTTCAATACTGGTATTAAGAAGCCTGTTGCTACTGCTGACCAGCTTGATGGCCTATACTTCCGTGAGAAGGAGGGTCCAAAACATGGTAGCATCGATCTGGGCGACGTTGCCTATGAGCTTTGTCAGCTAGATGCCAGTTTGGATGAATTGTTCCGTGAAGCTGATACCAGGTTTACCACTCATCAACAAATCCACAAG TTCCGCCTGAGGGTATCACGACGCATTAGTGCCTTTGCTGCTATATGCCGTAAGCTTCTGAAGTGCATCGAGATGTCTTCCTCATCTCCCGATGCACTGAAGCTGAAGAGCTTCCACATGTTCTATATGGAACGGCTAATGCG TCACAAGATTAACCTGAGTGAATGGTGGTCCCGCAATGAACGCGACTACCATTCCATGTGTCTGTCATCTTACGTCTCTGAGGCTGAGTCAGCCAGTCAACT GGATGAGGATATAGATTACGATACAAGTGTTACTTCCAATGAGTCAGAGCTTGTTCAAAAGTTGAAGGCCACGCGCAACATGATGTTGAATCAAATTAAGCAAATGAACGACACAGAGTCCTCTATGCTCAAGTCATCCACGTACATATCACGGCAAGCGGAGATACTCCAAG TGCTCAAACAACGCTTTGGTACTGCGAGGCAACTCTTCGTTAGTGTACGCAGAAA GACAATACATCGATATGGGACCGTAAGAGTTTGTTATTTTGTGTTTCTAGGTGCCTGCGGATTCATTACCCTAAGGAGACTACGTATATTCAAGTATAGTTACATA CTCACGCGTTTTGCGCTAACCGCACCGTTCAAGATCGTTAACTTGCTACTACGCTTTAAACATTAG
- a CDS encoding Cytidylyltransferase family protein, with protein MEDDKTYTVYSDGVFDMPHLGHMRQLEQAKKMFPKCILKVGVTDDEETLQLKGQTVNTMAERAEFLRHVRWVDEVIAPCPWIVTKQFMTKHGIDFVAHDDIPYSTSQKATKGINEASDNDIYGWLKEEGRFKATRRTAGVCTTDLVVRILQHYEDYIEKSINTGVNPKDLNIGTTMANSIRVKKKINKWVRQITDQITSTDVSLGNKLEGKIEEIRAGIATSLEQWIERYIHALRDFAGDENGADSESSGSDTPPAEEVFEDVNSAKDHASIDEFVDITPTRSTICSYVDDFVDAGGSCNTSESLGAASATDDYDTREDIFVYTAGVFDLLHYGHARHFEQIKKCFNKVHLIVGVVSDDVALKLKGRVMQPCRDRAAALYHIRWVDDILECPPHPITKTFLRKHRIDYVISSPNVECDADATRWLKDNGRIVALQRTPGISTSNIMMRILRNYETYIKRSLERGVGREDLKIGFTTANSIKLKSSIENWQKKFTQEVHKATLTDHPVGHEFDRLIDKIVEVVDGWRKDSKVMIENFINHVMWPVSQ; from the exons ATGGAAGATGATAAGACGTATACCGTCTATTCCGACG GTGTCTTTGATATGCCTCATCTGGGTCATATGCGCCAGCTTGAGCAGGCCAAAAAGATGTTTCCAAAGTGCATCCTTAAGGTCGGCGTGACTGACGATGAAGAGACTTTACAATTGAAAGGGCAGACTGTGAACACGATGGCAGAGCGTGCTGAATTCTTACGTCACGTTCGTTGGGTGGACGAGGTGATAGCTCCATGTCCCTGGATCGTAACTAAGCAGTTCATGACCAAGCACGGTATAGACTTTGTTGCTCATGATGACATTCCGTATTCCACGAGCCAAAAGGCCACCAAGGGCATCAATGAAGCTAGTGATAACGATATCTACGGCTGGTTAAAGGAGGAA gGCCGTTTCAAGGCAACTCGTCGTACGGCTGGTGTTTGTACCACTGACCTTGTAGTGCGTATACTACAGCACTATGAAGACTACATCGAGAA ATCGATTAATACTGGCGTCAACCCCAAGGACcttaacattggtactaccaTGGCCAATTCAATCCGTGTTAAGAAGAAGATTAACAAGTGGGTCAGGCAGATAACGGACCAGATTACCTCCACTGACGTATCACTT GGTAATAAACTCGAGGGCAAAATAGAGGAAATTCGTGCGGGTATAGCTACTTCCCTGGAACAGTGGATAGAGCGTTATATACATGCACTACGTGACTTTGCTGGTGATGAAAACGGTGCTGACAGTGAGAGCAGCGGTAGCGATACCCCGCCAGCTGAGGAGGTGTTTGAGGACGTCAACAGTGCCAAGGACCATGCCTCGATAGACGAGTTCGTGGATATAACGCCCACGAGATCTACTATTTGTAGTTATGTTGACGACTTCGTTGACGCCGGCGGCTCTTGTAACACCTCTGAGTCCCTGGGGGCGGCATCCGCCACTGATGACTACGACACTCGCGAGGACATCTTTGTCTACACAGCGGGTGTATTCGACCTGTTACACTACGGTCACGCACGACACTTTGAGCAGATAAAGAAGTGCTTCAATAAGGTACATCTCATAGTTGGCGTGGTGTCGGATGACGTGGCTCTTAAGTTAAAGGGTCGTGTAATGCAGCCGTGCAGGGACCGTGCAGCGGCGTTGTATCACATCAGATGGGTTGACGACATCCTGGAATGCCCGCCACACCCGATAACCAAAACGTTCCTCCGGAAACACCGCATTGACTATGTCATATCGTCGCCTAATGTAGAGTGTGATGCGGATGCCACCCGTTGGCTCAAGGACAATGGCCGCATAGTTGCCTTGCAACGTACCCCTGGTATAAGCACCTCCAATATAATGATGCGCATATTGCGCAACTACGAAACCTATATCAAGCGCTCACTTGAGCGCGGTGTAGGTCGTGAGGACCTTAAGATTGGTTTCACCACGGCGAATTCCATCAAGCTCAAGAGCTCGATAGAAAACTGGCAGAAGAAATTTACCCAGGAGGTGCACAAGGCAACCTTGACGGACCACCCAGTG GGACATGAATTTGACCGTCTAATTGATAAAATAGTGGAAGTAGTTGACGGTTGGCGCAAGGACTCCAAGGTAATGATCGAAAACTTTATAAACCACGTAATGTGGCCAGTTTCGCAATAA